The Lycium barbarum isolate Lr01 chromosome 11, ASM1917538v2, whole genome shotgun sequence genome contains the following window.
ttccgcgtcaatattttgTGGACAACTTGTGTGCCAAACAAGATCAAACATATAGGCTTGCTCTTAGCTTCCCGCAATTTTCTTAAATTATCCGagtgcacaaaatgcgggatataacatcataaCAAAGGGAAACGAAAggtacaaaacaaacaaagataaaataatttaaaataaaaactttAAACAAATCTGACCACAAACGCATAAGCATTGATGATTTGGTACTAAGTGATTGAACAAGACACGAGCGTATCAAAAAATTGAGCTAATTAAAAATATCATAATGAAATTGAATACCTTGTTGTAAATATCATAATGTGGATGTCCATAACTTCTAGGAGTTAATTCACTATTATGTGCACCATTATGTGTAGTTATACCACACCTCCACTACTCCCAAATTCATCTCCCACAACCACATATTCTTCCCACCTTCTCAAGGGGTTAATGTCATATTCAAGACAATCTTGTAACCCCCTCTCTAtggagtagtataaatagaggtatGATATGTGATGTACTACACActtgaaagaaaagaagaaagtcATCTTTACATTGTTTTATTCTATATTGTTCTCTTGTTCTAATATTTTATATTGTTACTTTGAGCTTGTTTTaaaacacgttatcagcacgatgctcaAAGATTAAAGGTATAAATTATTATTTCTCACTGTTTCTTCTGCATTTGGACTTGCTATGGGTTCTACGTGTAATGATTTAAAATTGATATTTCGCTTTCTTAATTAAGAGGAAAGGCATCTAAGTCATTATCCTTATGTTAGTTTGCACCTTGACTTCAATTCTAAATCGCATTTCTTTAGTCCCGGAGTCCTATGTTTTTTTTTCCAGTCAATATCTGTGGTGCTAGTGCAAGTACATATGCTCTGCAGTGCCTTAAGTTATTTAAAGGCTATTAACAATATTCACGTTTGTTAGATACAATGACAAATTTGCTCTGAAACAAATTTTTGTAAGCATATGCAATTGTCTCTTCAACTGTTTCAATATCTTATTTGAGATCAAATGACTTCCTGCTTTTAAGAACCAGAGACTTTAATGTTTATTGAAGGAGTTAGAAATTTTCCACCCGGTAGAAAGTTGAATGGTCAAATCCTTAAAATAAGTTGATCATTTGGGTTTTGTgaaaaataggtttttttttttgtggaaacAAGGCTACTGTTTTgagattattttattttattttattatttctaacTTAAATATTTTTATGATAGTTTTGATCATCATGTCGAATTTGTCGAAGCTTGAGTTTGTGGCACTTGATATCTCCGGAAAGAATTACCTATCATGGGTACTCGATGCTGAAATTCACCTAGACACCAAAGGTCTTGGTGCCACGATTACTCAGGATAATACAGAATCGAGTCAGGACAAAGCGAAGGCAATGATTTTCCTTCGTCATCATCTGGATGAAGGATTGAAGGTTGAATACCTGACAGTGAAAGATCCACTTGAATTGTGGACTGGTTTAAAGGAAAGGTAGGGCCACATTATGGTAACTGTATTGCCCAGGGCTCGTTATGAGTGGATTCACTTACGGTTACAGGATTTTAAAACTGTATGTGATTATAACTCTGCTGTTTATAGAATTACTTCCCAATTGAAATTATGTGGGGATAATATAACTGACGAGGATATGTTGGAAAAGACTCTTACGACTTTTCATGCCTCCAATTTGGTATTACAACAGCAGTACCGTGAAAGGGGTTTTAAAAAGCATGTTGATTTGATCTCATGTCTTCTTGTGGCTGAGCAGCATAATACCCTTTTATTGAAAAATCATGAAGCCCGCCCCAATGGAACTGCTCTATTCCCggaagcgaatgtggtagcaacACATGGCCCAACTGAAAGAAGACAAAATAATCAGGGCCATAATTATGAACGTAGGCGTTGCAGGGGCAAGGGACGATATAATAATCGTCGTGATGGTGGTCACCATAAAAAGGAGAACAATATGGGTTATCAAAGCAATCCTTCAAGGAACAACTGTCATCGTTGTGGTTTGAAAGGTCACTGGAAAAATGAATGTCGGGCGCCTGAACATTTTGCCAGGCTTTATCaaaattccttcaaaagaaaGGCAAATAGAGGTGGTGCCTCTTCTGCTAATGCCCGGGTGGAGTCACACATGACTTTAAAAATATGACAATGAGGCAGGACCTTCACGAAAATATGATGATAATGTTGAAGCTAATTTGGCTTTGAAAGATGATGATTTTGATGGGCTTGATGATATTACTCATTTGGAAGTTGAAGACTTCTTTGGAGATCAAAATTGAGATTTGATTGTTTCACTGGGGAATgtgttatgttgttatttttaTTTATGTGTTTTAAGTTGTCCTTATGTTGTTTTATTTTCGAGAAGTACTTAAGTTCTCTATGTTGTTTTATTTTCAAGGATTAGCACTTAATTTTCTGTTGTTAGTGTCCGTATTTCTTAcgatgtatttttatttttatgaagatAAATAAAATTCCCCAGTCTTCAATTGGATCCAAGATGAGTAATGGAGATATGTGCCTTTTGGATAGTGCTACAACTCACACTATattaagagaaaagaaatatttcTCCCATTTGGTTATGAAAAAGGCTTGTGTTAATACAATATCTGGCAGTACAAAATTAATTGAGGGCTCTGGAAAAGCGACCTTATGACTACCTGGAGGAACAATATTGGCCATTAGTAATGCACTATATTGCAGCAAGTCTCGAAGAAACTTATTAAGTTTCAAGGTTATTCGCCAGAATGGCTATCATGTTGAGACTGCCAATGAAGAAAAGGTTGAGTACCTTTATATTATTACAATGAGCTGGGGAAAAGTTTGTGCATGAAAATTTACCCGCACTTTCTTCCGGGTTGTACCATACAAGTATTGGTGCGGTTGAAACACATGTTGTAGTAAATAAAAGGTTTAATAGTTCTAATGATTTTATCATTTGGCATGACCGGTTGGGCCATCCCGGTTCTGGTATGATGCGCAAAATAATTAAGAATTCACATGGGCATACTTTGAAGAACCAAAAGATTCTTCAATTTAAGAaattctcttgtgctgcttgttctcaAGGAAAATTGATTATTAAACCATCAGCAACTAAGGTTGGGATTGAATCCCCCGCATTTCTGGAACGTATACAAGGTGATATATGTGGGTCAATTCACCCTTCATGTGGACCATTTAAATATTATATGGTCTTGATTGATGCATCTACAAGATGGTCACATGTGTGCTTATTATCAACTCGCAATATGGCTTTTGCGAGATTGTTGGCTCAAATAATAAGGTTAAGAGCACAATTTCCAGATAATGCGATAAAGAAAAttcgtcttgataatgctggtgaaTTTACATCTCATGCCTTTAATGATTATTGTACGGCCACGGGAATAACAGTTGAACATTCGGTTGCTCATGTTCATACTCAAAATGGTCTGGCAGAATCAATGATTAAACGCCTACAATTGATAGCTAGACCATTGCTAATGAGGACAAAACTTCCTATTTCGGTATGGGGACATGCTATTTTGCATGCAGCGGCACTTGTGCATATAAGGCCAACCAGTTATCATGAATTCTCCCCATTACAATTGGCTTTTGGTCAGGAGCCAAATATTTCCCATCTTCGAATTTTTGGATGTGCGGTATATATTCCAATTGCTCCACCACAACGcacaaagatgggtccccaaagaagGTTGTGGATATATATTGGGTATAAATCTCcttcaattttaaaatatttagaaCCGATGACTGGAGATTTATTTACAGCAAGATTTGCTGATTGTCATTTTGATGAATCAGTATACCCAACATTAGGGGGAGAACATAAGCAGTTGGAAAAGGAGATAGATTGGAATGCATTATCACTATCTCATTTAGATCCTCGAACAAATCAATGTGagcaagaggttcaaaagatgatttatttgCAAAATGTCGCAAATCAACTGCCAGATGCATTTACTAATCTTCCAAGAATTACTAAATCTCATATTCCAGCTGCAAATACTCCAGTTCGAGTTGATGTCCCGGTAGGACAAACGGTTAATGCAAATGAGTCCAGGCCACGTCTGAAacgtggtagaccaatcggttccaaggataaaaatcctcgaaaaaaaaaagaaataaatgatcaAGATGATCATCATGTGAGGGAAATTGCTCAAGAAGAGGCCCGAGACATAATAAATGATAAGCCCACAGAGAAGGTCCAGATACTTCAAAATAATGATAGTGAAGAGATCTCGATAAGTTATGTCTCGACGGGGAAAAGGTGGAAACGAAATGATATTGTGGTCGACAAtacttttgcatataatgttgctgtTGAGATAATGCAACAAGATGAGGATCTTGAGCCAAAATCTGTTGATGAATGTAGACAGagaaatgattggccaaaatggaagGACGCAATTCAAGCAGAATTGACTTCACTTGAAAAATGTGAAGTTTTCAGACCAATAGTCCGAACACCTGAAGATGTCAAGCCAGTGGGGTACAAATTGGTGTTTGTGCGAAAACGAAATGAGAAAGGTGAAGTCATAAGATATAAAGCACGACTTGTGGCACAAGGATTTTCGCAAAGGCCTGGCATTGATTATGTGGAGACATattctcctgtggtggatgcaatTACCTTAAGGTATCTAATAAATCTGGCAGTTCGTGAAAAATTTGATATGCAACTGATGGATGTTGTCACAGCCTATTTATATGGCTCATTGGACCACGATATTTTtatgaaaatccctgaaggattcAAAGTGCCTGAAGCATACAAAAGTTCGCAGGAAACCTGTTCAATAAAACTTCAGAAATCTTTATATGGATTGAAACAATCAGGGCGGATGTGGTACAATCGTCTTAGTGAATATTTGCTAAAGGAAGGATATAAAAATGACCCTATTTGTCCTTGTGTTTTTATAAGAAGGTGTGGGTCTGAATTTGTCATAatagttgtgtatgttgatgacttgaatatcatTGGCACTCCtaaagagctttcaaaagctatagagtgtttgaagaaagaatttgaaatgaaagatctaGGTAAGATAAAATTTTGTCTTGGCCTACAAATTGAGCATTTGACAAATGGAATATTTGTCCATCAATCAACATACACTGAAAAGGTTTTAAAGTGTTTTTACATGGATAAATCACATCCGTTGAGTACCCCGATGGTTGTGAGATCGCTTGACATAAATAAAGATCCATTTCGACCTAAGGAAAATGATGAAGAGCTCATTGGAGATGAAACTCCATATCTCAGTGCAATTGGGGCATTGATGTATCTAGCCAATAATACCCGACCAGATATATGTTTTGCAGTGAGTTTATTAGCAAGATTCAGCTCCTCCCCAACAAAAAGACATTGGAATGGTGTTAAGCATATATTCAAATATCTTCAAGGAACAATTGATCTGGGATTATTTTATTCTTGTGAATCCAAGTCATATTTGAtcggttatgcagatgcaggataTTTGTCTGACCCACATAAAgcccgatctcaaacaggctatttaTTTACATATGGAGGTACAGCTATATCATGGCGTTCAATGAAACAAACAATGGTTgccacttcttcaaatcatgcggaGATAATAGCCATTCATGAAGCTAGTCGGGAGTGTGTTTGGTTGAGATCAATGACTCAACATATTCAGGAAATGTGTGGTTTTCTTTTGAAAAGGGATATTCCAACTATATTAtacgaagataatgctgcatgtatTGCTCAACTGAAGGGAGGATACATTAAAGGAGACAGAACAAAACATATTTCACCAAAGTTCTTTTTTACTCATGATCTTGAAAAGATAGGTGAGATAGATGTTCAACAAATTCGCTCGATCGATAATTTGGCGGATTTGTTCACTAAAGCATTACCAACCTCGACATTTGAGAAGCTGAtatacaagattggaatgcgttGTCTTCGAGAACTAAAGTGATCTTTTCACCAAGGGGAGAAAATACgcgctgcactcttttttccttggtcaaggttttgtcccattgggttttcctgacaaggtttttaacgaggcagcaAATAATGCGTAACGAGGCACATTATCGGACATCtaagggggagtgttgtaaatatcATAATGTGGATGTCCATAACTTCTATGAGTTAATTCACTATTATGTACACCATTATGTGTAGTTTTACCACACCTCCACTACTCCCTAATTCATCTCCCACAACCACATATTCTTCCCACCTTCTCAAGGGGTTAATGTCATATTCAAGACAATGTAACCCCCTCTCTATGGAATAGTATAAATAGATGTATGATATGTGATGTACTACACActtgaaagaaaagaagaaagtcATCTTTACATTGTTTTATTCTATATTGTTCTCTTGTTCTAATATTTTATATTGTTACTTTGAGCTTGTTTTAAAACATACCTGAATTTATCTGTAATATTCTTTAATCTTTCGGATTAGCGTCAGGCCTTGTCGGATTTCTCATTCATGGCACAAGGAATACTTAAAATCCCTACAATCAAGAACCTTCGAGTTATAATTATCAATTTCAGCAAGCGAAAAACTAAAAAAATTTAATGAAAACGCTTTAATATAATGTaaccaataaaaaaaataatcaaaaaaaATATTCAGTCGTAACTCCAAATCAACACATGCATTAAAGAAAAGCACGAAAAAAGAAAGATCACAACATAAGCTAGGAAAAGACTTGAACCAGGAATTAGAAGTAGAAGACTCCTATGGTAACATAAATAGTTAagtcttccttttcttttgtatCATAAAGTAATTTTGGTAAAAATAAATTCTAAACCAAAATGACATTAATTGTCAACAATAATTCCTATACCAAAAAGGGATGTAAATTTATTGACTTTTTTGGAGAAGAATTTCTATTTTGAAAGACTCCAACGTGAAGGGAATATGGATATTTTAATAGACGCAAACGTAATTAGTGTAGAATTTAGCGTATTTTGTTATCCAACATGGAAACGTATTTTGCATGGAAAGTTTTTGAAAAAAGGACACTAAGAAAAATATAAAGACTTCTAATTTAATTAGCTTCTAAGTCCTAAATGTTAGGAAGTAATTAAGTGTTTATTTTAATAATTTAATAatattttgaggaaaatagtaaATGATAATTTTGTCTATTGCAGAGTCTTTTAATGAAtgacaaaaagttcaatcaacatttctaaggtcatttgtgcttttaatatagtatagatatagattaagacgtctgaatctcaATACACATTAGATATTAAAATGTTGTATTAAGATcctaaataattaaaaatatttgttttctTAATATAGGAGTGTGTAAAACTTTTCTTTATTTAATAGTAATAAATATAATtcatataaaatattaattaatctaatactatataaataaataaaaactaaaATTGTATGATGATTGGTGGAAAAGATGGCTAAGCGATGGTGGTTGAGGGTGCCGATCAGGGTGGAGTTGTTGGATGGTGGTAGTGGTTATAAATATGTAGTAGTTAATGGTGATAAATGGGATTGACAATACTGATTAATAATGGTGATAGTTGGGGACAAGGGCTGATAATTAAAGGTGGGTGATAATGATATATAATTGACGGTGCAGTGAGGACTGGTAGAAGGTATGCTGATGGTTGATGACGGTGATTGTTGATAGTAATTAGTGGTTATTGTGATAATAGTGATTAGCATAGTGTTGTTGTGATAATTGTAAATGATGACTagtgatagtaatagtaataattgATTGTGGTGATTGACGGTGCTTGTAGTTGTGACTGGCGATGGTAGTTGCAGGTGGTGTGTGATGGGTTGCTTATCAATATCCAATATGAGTGGTGATGCTCATTTCATTATTGCTTGCTTCTTAAAATGTTCCTTTCGTGGAGCCCTTACTCATTAGCTACCTATCCCTATCCCATATATTGTCATGTCAATCTGTCGAGCAATGAGTTATTTTAGCTCTGTATATTTTAGCATTCTAAGCTCCATTATTATTTCAAGTTCCATAAGCAACTGCAACTCCTTTCCACCTCGTAATCAATGCTAGCCTACACTTTTAGCTTGACCATAACAGCTGTTTAGCACACAATTATatgtagttctttttttttttttttttgggttaactAGACAAAAACGCTAGCAAGTTTACTTAGATGATACAAATTCCTCTTTTCATAAATCATTGCTCAGTTTATATTTTTTTGCTTCCGAAATTTACGTACACGAGAGAAATTTCTTCACAATTGTGACGGAATATGAACAACTAACCATTTAATCACAAAATTATCACGCATTTGTGACGATTTTATAACAAGAATTGATTGATTTGTGATAAACTTGTGACGATTTTATTCTTATGTGACAATTTGTTTTTGCAATGCCTCAAATTTATGTTCCAAAATATTGTTTTTTTCATCTATCAATCATTATTTGAATATGGGCGATAAGAAGTCTTCACAATTGGCTGAGTCATCACACTTTGTCTTTAAGAggtaatactttttttttttcatcaatcTTTAAGAGGTAATACAATAATTGAATATGTGAAAAGGTCAAGGAAATAGTTTGGAACTGGTAAATTGGTGAAAATCAAAGGACGAATCGTTAAAAATTAGAGGAAGAAACATTGAAAGGGTTTGGCGGGAATTACAGATACGTGGTTGGCTTTGTGGTCCAAGAAAGTTACTACTACTTCAAGATTGGGACGCATAATTTGGATGTATTTGCAAGAGGGATAGTCTCTGCATCAACTTAGAAATTGCCTCTATTTTATGCTCATTCTTGGACTACATGTATTGCATTTATTGTGGTTGAAATTGACCCTTACACGTTTAGCGGTCACAGAAATTTTATAACCCAATTTCAGAAATTATTCTTTTGGAATGAAGGGAATTGTTGACTTGATGGTTGCACCTTTCAGTTTAAACAAAAGATTGAATGGTTTTAAATTAGTAGACACCTTTCTAAAGTTAATTTAACTTGTCATCGAGGATGTAGTGAGATGATTGGAATCTTTCCCTTCTTAAGCAGAAATCTAGATTTTGGCTCAGGGATGAATAATTCGTAGTAGTAAGGAATGTTTTACATTCTTAGTTACCTATATGATGTGTATCCAAGTTAGTCAGGCTAATAGATTTTAAATATCGGACGgttaaattatataaataaaaagaaaaaataatcgCATTTTGGTTTTGTAACATGTGGTTTGCACGCCATACAATgttctttcatttttcttttgtggACAATTTCTAGGGTGTTTATTACTTGTACGGTAGTAATAATTGGCAGCCAAATATAATGTCTATATCAAGGAAAACAACAAAGCGCTTAGGTCATTCAACACAGCACATATCTAATCACGCAACTAACCCATTTATGTAGTGCAATGCGTCGTTGTCTTCATGAGAAGAACATCTTTATAAATATaagatattaaaaataaaaataaaaaaggatgGAAAGAGAAGGAAAATCATTGAGTGGGAGTAATGCAGCCTTACGTTTATAATTTCCAAAGAGGATGCTGTTGGAGTTttgtttaaaaaaagaaaaaaaaatcataactaAAGTATTTTGAATGAGGAGTGTAGCTATTATCAactatttagagcccgtttggattggcttataagttgctgagcTGTTTTCAGCCTTTTTGAGTATTTGGTTGgacagcttaaagtcattttgtgcttaaaataagcctaaaaaataATTAAgcccatttggcttagcttatctaaagcagcttataagctgctttttttaagcccatccaaacaggctcttactcTTCTCTCCCAAATATTCATTTTCTTCTCCGATCTCAATACCTTAAAATTAGAAATATTTCTTGCTTTTCGAAGAATAATTTTTCCATTATTTGCTTAACGTGAAATTCAAAGACTTGCCATATACAACTTTTAGCATATAATTCCATAATGATCTCGTGAAGGAGATGGAAAATATATACTTTTTGAGAAAGCGTCCTCTTATGTGTTTTAAGCTTTAATATCTTTTTTAGACAAAGAGCCACCAGTAGTTAGTGGCTAAATATACAAAAATCAAAACCAAAAGGTCttacaagaaaaataaataactgt
Protein-coding sequences here:
- the LOC132619758 gene encoding uncharacterized protein LOC132619758; this translates as MSNLSKLEFVALDISGKNYLSWVLDAEIHLDTKGLGATITQDNTESSQDKAKAMIFLRHHLDEGLKVEYLTVKDPLELWTGLKERITSQLKLCGDNITDEDMLEKTLTTFHASNLVLQQQYRERGFKKHVDLISCLLVAEQHNTLLLKNHEARPNGTALFPEANVVATHGPTERRQNNQGHNYERRRCRGKGRYNNRRDGGHHKKENNMGYQSNPSRNNCHRCGLKGPSRKYDDNVEANLALKDDDFDGLDDITHLEVEDFFGDQN